One genomic window of Nicotiana sylvestris chromosome 10, ASM39365v2, whole genome shotgun sequence includes the following:
- the LOC138879261 gene encoding uncharacterized protein, whose translation MVDFDVILGMDWLFPCRAILDFHANTITLAIPGVPLIEWRWVIDYVPSSVISFLKAQHMFGKGCLSYLAFVRDVSAETPNIDSVPVVRDFPDVFHVDLPVMPLERDIDFGIDLVSVTQPISIPLYRMTPMELKELKEQLQEEEG comes from the coding sequence atggtggattttgatgtcattttgggcatggattggctatttccgtgtcgtgctattctggactttCATGCTAACACAattacattggctataccgggtgttccACTGATCGAGTGGCGATGGGTGAtcgattatgttcctagtagcgTGATCTCGttcttgaaagcccaacatatgtttgggaagggttgtctttcgtatctagcctttgtgagggatgtcagtgctgagactcccaatattgattctgttccagttgtgagggattttcccgatgtgtttcatgTAGACCTACCGGTCATGCCACTGGagagggatattgattttggtattgacctggtatcggtcactcagcccatttctattccactgtatcgtatgacaccaatggagttgaaggaattaaaagaacaacttcaggaagaagaaggatga